The genomic window GAGGAAACTATTCACCCCGTACGTAACGGTGGCGGCGGCCAGCGCAGCGATAATCACCCGCGGAGATACTGCCAGGTCCTGCGGGTCGATGAGGGCCCAGAGTACCATCGCGGTAAGGCCGTTCCCGATGACGAGGGCTCCGGCATTGAACATGAAACGGTAGGAGAACAGGTTGTTCGGCAGGTGCGAACCCAGAGCTGTGAAAGGAGCGGCGATGGAAACTCCTGCGGGGCCGTAGAGCGCGGAGACGGCGAACAAACAAATGAAGCTCACCGACACTCTGCTGTCGCTGTAGACCAGGATGCCGAGGCGGTCCGATATCGCGGCGAGGACGGCGAAGAGAACGAGCCCGACCAGCCCGGAGTGGGGCAACTGCGGGGCATAGGCGGCAAGAACGATGACGCCCCCTATGAAGGTCGCGACCGATAGTATCGCCGCCTGCCGCGGCAGCGCCTGAGGCGCGACCCCTCCCTCTCGGGGCTCGCGCTCCGGCAGATGGGTCCCGTGTCCTATCTCCGGGCGCACGACGATTGGAGCCGGCCTCTCAACGGTCAGGCCGTTGTGGTTCTCCCGCTGCTCTTGCCTTTTCTGCATTACCGATAGGTTCCGGATCCCTATTGCGCTTCCGTGCTTGTGAGCGGCGCATGCGTACTCCTGGGCAAGCCACACCCACACCCCATTCGCGCGGACATCTCCGACATATTATCGGCACGTTCGTATCGGGCGTTGAGCCTGCCCGTCGGTCGGCGTTGGCCCTCATTCCTAGGCCGCCTCTTCCAGTTGCGGGCGAAGCTCCCTCCGCAACAGGCAGATTATCCGCTTGTGGAGCTGACATACGCGCGACTCCGAAAGACCGAGGATGCGGCCGATCTCGTGAAACGGCCGCGATTCGCCGTAGCGCAGCCGGAGGATCGCCTTGTCGCGTTCGGTAAGGATGTTGAGGGCCTCCGAAAGGAAGCCGATTGCTGCCCGTTTCTCCGCCGCTTGCGCCGGATCGCTCAGGACGTCCTCGTCTGCCAGGTCCCAGCCGTAGTTGGCGTTTGTGGCCTTGTCCTCCAGCGAGTACTCCAGGGAGACCAGGCGCGAACTGGCGCGCGAGAGAAGCTGCTGCAGGCGCGGCAGGCTGATACCCATACGCAGCGCTATCTCCTTGTGCGTCGGCCAGCGCCCGAGCTGCGCTGCCAGTTCCTGCGAGACCCGCTCGATCTCCCGCGCGTTCTTGCGGAGCGAGCGAGGGAGCGGGTCTTGCTTGCGGACCGCGTCAAGAATTGCGCCCCGGATGCGGCGGATGGCGAAACTGGCAAAGGTCGTGCCGCGGGAGGGATCGAACGCATCGACGGCCTGGATGAGACCCTCGAGGCCGTATCCCATCGCGTCCTCCTTATCGACTCCGACGGCGGCGTTGCCTTCGGAAGACATGCGTCCTACCACAAATGCCACCAGAGGCATGTGCCTGACTATCATTTGTTCTCTAGCGCTCGTCACCATTCTCTCCACGCTCCTCATAACTAAAGAAAAGCCGTCGCTGGAAATGCACCAACGACGGCAAATGCCCTTGAATGTGCGCACCGAAGGAGGCTCACTTCGGCGAGGCTTTCGGCAGCCCAGGCCACCCTAGCTCTTGCGAGCCGTAGGTCTGAGGCTTTGCGTCCCCGTTTTTCAACGGGTTTGCCTTTGTCGGTGCCCGTATTCGGTCTTAGGAGTACAGCCGGTCTGCTAACCGGCGGCAAGCCTTCTTTCGGCTA from Dehalococcoidia bacterium includes these protein-coding regions:
- a CDS encoding FliA/WhiG family RNA polymerase sigma factor, producing the protein MVTSAREQMIVRHMPLVAFVVGRMSSEGNAAVGVDKEDAMGYGLEGLIQAVDAFDPSRGTTFASFAIRRIRGAILDAVRKQDPLPRSLRKNAREIERVSQELAAQLGRWPTHKEIALRMGISLPRLQQLLSRASSRLVSLEYSLEDKATNANYGWDLADEDVLSDPAQAAEKRAAIGFLSEALNILTERDKAILRLRYGESRPFHEIGRILGLSESRVCQLHKRIICLLRRELRPQLEEAA